One stretch of Miscanthus floridulus cultivar M001 chromosome 18, ASM1932011v1, whole genome shotgun sequence DNA includes these proteins:
- the LOC136524711 gene encoding DEK domain-containing chromatin-associated protein 4-like produces MSNREKARRKEEIRLRREAKQKKKEEDAANEAKSLKLAEKLHRKEIRRLKELKEKEEELRKSKEQSPQINIDSSSSDDGDDVSYQHSKGEKKEKKKEGSSKKYAAISFNYSSISNNDHKPLFHVPAGKLPHFDGTNFAKWKHLIKAYLVGLHPSAWEIVHDGFEPPVNPTSPTPTVLRCIQLNAQATSVLLSALDGDEYNKVMGLEVAKEIWDTLHLAHEGVNKVKQSKIDLLMAKLNRFVIMEGEGPQEMFDRLMVIVGKIRGLGGEEVNDHKVVKIMLEAYSPRNETIVTLIRDKKKFEYFTPSDVLGRILTFDLQREEALERRRLGELQARMDGMKIKDVALKANKNSKQSALSSSKNSKQLSSSQSKSIKPSKQEVETTSSSEGESDGEQYEKIDDMALFMRRFNKGIKKNGYKLMKRRFPNKKRRTCYNCGSTEHFIADCPNEKKENKYNKSKREDRGDHKKNKRYMGKAHIGHEWDSTKESSSEDDEKVATIAIHKSSTTPRLFNNMSDDCSPHICLMAKDEKVKPKPKSKTPSPSDISSSDTSDYSSDDESSDEEIDNITKNLDSKTKLFIAKLIEELEGTKAELTSREKTLIKQEDLYIASKEAIALERSEVSSLKKGFGQRARSSCSHKEGQY; encoded by the coding sequence ATGTCTAATCGAGAGAAggcaagaagaaaagaagaaataaGATTGAGAAGAGAAgctaagcaaaagaagaaagaagaagatgcAGCCAATGAAGCAAAGAGTCTCAAGCTTGCTGAAAAACTTCATAGAAAAGAGATAAGAAGATTGAAGGAgctgaaagaaaaagaagaagagttgAGGAAAAGCAAGGAGCAATCACCTCAAATAAACATTGATTCAAGCAGCtccgatgatggtgatgatgtgtCATATCAACATTCTAAGggtgaaaagaaggagaagaagaaggagggcaGCAGTAAGAAATATGCAgccatatcctttaactattcttctatatcTAACAATGATCACAAGCCTCTCTTTCATGTGCCCGCgggcaagttgcctcattttgatgggaccaactttgccaagtggaagcacttgataaaGGCTTATCTTGTAGGTCTCCACCCCAGTGCTTGGGAGATTGTCCATGATGGATTTGAGCCTCCGGTTAATCCAACAAGTCCTACACCAACCGTGCTTCGCTGCatacaactcaatgctcaagccactagtgtgttgctaagtgcattggatggtgatgagtacaataaggTGATGGGCTTGGAGGTTGCCAAGGaaatttgggatactttacaTCTTGCACATGAGGGTGTCAACAAGGTGAAGCAGTCCAAGATTGATCTATTGATGGCAAAactcaaccggtttgtaatcaTGGAAGGAGAAggaccacaagagatgtttgatagattgatggtGATTGTTGGCAAGATTAGAGGACTTGGTGGTGAAGAAGTCAATGATCACAAGGTTGTGAAGATTATGCTAGAAGCttactcaccaagaaatgagaccattGTGACATTGATTAGAGACaaaaagaagtttgagtacttcacaccaagtGATGTACTTGGAAGAATATTAACATTTGActtgcaaagagaagaagcactTGAGAGGAGAAGGCTTGGTGAGCTGCAAGCAAGAATGGATGGCATGaaaatcaaagatgtagctctcaaagCCAATAAAAACAGCAAGCAATCAGCTCTAAGCAGTTCCAAAAACAGCAAGCAACTATCATCAAGCCAATCCAAATCCATCAAGCCAAGCAAGCAAGAAGTTGAGACAACATCATCAAGTGAAGGTGAAAGTGATGGTGAGCAATATGAGAAGATAGATGATATGGCTTTGTTCATGAGAAGATTTAACAAGGGAATCAAGAAGAATGGATACAAGCTTATGAAGAGAagatttccaaacaagaaaagaagaacTTGCTATAATTGTGGCAGCACCGAGCACTTCATAGCTGATTGCCCAAatgaaaagaaagaaaacaagTACAACAAGAGTAAAAGAGAAGATAGAGGTGACCACAAGAAGAACAAGAGGTATATGGGGAAAgcacacattgggcatgagtgggaTTCAACCAAAGAGagctcaagtgaggatgatgagaaggttgcaaccattGCCATCCACAAGTCATCCAccacaccaaggctcttcaacaacatgtccgatgattgctcccctcacatttgtctcatggcaaaggatGAGAAGGTAAAACCTAAACCAAAGTCCAAAACTCCTTcccctagtgacatctctagtagtgatacaaGTGattactctagtgatgatgaatctagtgatgaagagattgacaatataactaaaaatttggatagcAAAACCAAACTCTTCATTGCTAAGCTAATTGAAGAACTAGAGGGCACAAAAGCTGAGCTAAcatctagagagaaaactcttatCAAACAAGAAGATCTCTATATTGCTAGTAAGGAAGCTATTGCATTGGAAAGAAGTGAGGTGAGCTCTTTAAAaaaaggctttggccaaagagcaagaagctcatgctctcacaaagaaggccAATATTGA
- the LOC136521352 gene encoding basic leucine zipper 19-like, translated as MGDGGMDFSDLCPDIGNDHLPSGSGCSLSDGFFAGVWEDTAEHRTCTHTHTHICVPPVDDPSHSHTCVHVHAHAHAHATTVAAAAAAPPPDAASPSDGSSRKLPSSGSGGTGTGNRAAVRKYREKKKAHAASLEQQVRHLTALNQQLTAHVAALQAEKLSREVELTRLRCLLGEFRGRIDREIGAALPYQIQIQRPVHNIIDQQEAFLGISNSCDFRCNDYMYCNPGPGMQGSSSAQVVLGQQGACDGANIQCIGSTNLPARGGMDTGPAGGCIPDVGKD; from the coding sequence ATGGGCGACGGGGGCATGGATTTCTCCGACCTGTGCCCGGACATCGGCAACGACCATCTCCCCAGCGGCAGCGGCTGCTCCTTGTCGGACGGCTTCTTCGCCGGCGTCTGGGAAGACACGGCGGAGCACCGCACCTgcacccacacccacacccacatcTGCGTCCCGCCGGTCGACGATCCCTCGCACAGCCACACCTGCGTCCAcgtccacgcccacgcccacgcccacgccacgACGGTCGCCGCGGCGGCTGCGGCTCCTCCCCCGGACGCCGCGTCGCCGTCCGACGGGTCCTCCAGGAAGCTCCCGTCGTCTGGATCTGGCGGGACGGGGACCGGGAACCGAGCCGCGGTGAGGAAGTAccgggagaagaagaaggctcacgCCGCGTCGCTGGAGCAGCAGGTGCGACACCTGACGGCACTAAACCAGCAGCTCACGGCGCACGTCGCGGCGCTCCAGGCGGAGAAACTGTCGCGGGAGGTGGAGCTCACCAGGCTGCGCTGCCTCCTTGGTGAGTTCAGAGGGAGGATTGATCGGGAGATTGGTGCTGCTCTCCCGTATCAGATTCAGATTCAGAGGCCAGTCCACAACATCATCGACCAGCAGGAAGCGTTTCTTGGGATATCCAACTCCTGTGATTTCAGATGCAATGATTACATGTACTGCAACCCTGGACCTGGAATGCAGGGAAGTTCCAGTGCTCAGGTGGTGTTGGGACAACAAGGTGCCTGTGATGGCGCCAATATCCAATGCATTGGATCCACTAACCTGCCTGCCCGTGGGGGTATGGATACAGGACCTGCTGGTGGCTGCATCCCAGATGTTGGAAAGGACTGA